The DNA segment CACACCGTTTGTTTTTGTCTGGAAACAAATCCGCGGCGTGCTGCGCCGGAACGGGCGGGATAACGACGAGGTTTTAACGACTGGGAAAAAACCGGTGAAACAGCGGCGTGAAAAAATTAAAACAATACCGGCAGAAGAACTTTTTATACCGGCGCCGGAACCTGAGCCTGTACCGGCAAAGCCGAAAAAACCGTTACGCGACGTATTAAAGCCGGTAGCGGTGCCGCAAGAGAAATCAAGCGACGAGGCCGGCGGCGCGAGTGTTAATATCGCGTCGGGCGCTGATCAGTCCGGCTATCAGCTGCCGCCGGTCAGTCTGCTTGACGAACTGCTGCCGCTGGATCAGCGTACCGCACAGGAAAATACGATCGAAAAAGCAGCAATTCTGCAACGGACGCTGGAACAGTTTAGTGTAGAAGGCGCGGTGACGCATGTTGAAACCGGTCCAACGGTAACGTCGTATGAAATTACCCCGGCGGAAGGCGTACGCGTTGAAAAAATTTCATCGCTCGAACGCAATATCGCACTTGCTCTGAAAGCGCAGAGCATCCGTATTCAGGCGCCGATTCCCGGTAAAGGCGCGGTAGGAATTGAGGTGCCCAATGCAAAAGGTTCCGCAGTATATTTGCGCGAACTGGCAGAAAGTCCGGCGTTTCATAACCCGGATATCACGCTGCCGCTGGCACTCGGCAAAGACGTCAGCGGGAAGATGGTGGTCGGCGATCTGGCGAGTATGCCGCACATGCTGATTGCCGGGGCGACCGGCGCCGGAAAAACGGTGTGTATGAACTCGCTGCTCACCGGACTGCTGCTGTCGTGCACACCGGAACAGATGCGGCTGATTCTGGTCGACCCGAAAACATTTGAATTTCAGGCGTATGAAAATCTGAAACATCTCGTGGTGCCGATCATCACCGACGCAAAGAAAGTCACGCTCGGTCTGCGCTGGGCAATTAAGGAGATGGAAAAACGGTATGCCCTGTTTAAAAAGCTGAAAGTGCGCGACATTAAGGGATTTAACAACCGCGCGATCGAGCAGCAGGCGGATCTGTTCGGTGAAACCGCACTGGAAAACAGAGCGCCGGCAGAAAAAGAGAATATTCCGGCAAAACTGCCGTATATCGTCATCGTGATTGATGAGCTGGCGGAACTGATGGGCGTTGCACAGCAGGAAATCGAGCCTTGTATCGTGCGCCTCGCGCAGCTTTCACGCGCGGCCGGAATTCATATGATTCTCGCCACGCAGCGTCCGTCGGTAAACGTTATTACCGGAACCATTAAAGCGAATATTCCGGGACGGATCGCATTCCGGGTTAACCAGGGGAACGACAGCCGCACGATTCTGGATACTGTCGGCGCCGAAAAACTGCTTGGCAAAGGCGATATGCTTTTCCTGCCGCCGGGTAAGCCGAAACCGGTGCGTTTACAGGGAACGTGGACGAGC comes from the Kiritimatiellales bacterium genome and includes:
- a CDS encoding DNA translocase FtsK — protein: MAKKRSKEDDVPVRSPRREMIGVILLALCLMSFLSVFSFNPNDISLLCSPPASPPHNLIGPFGAWFAYFGLLLFGAGGWLVPFILLTGGLLMTFRSYERIWPVWTWLFISLTALAGFFEYQPALWSGLVARYNLGTPGGLIGNLLAVRTLGLLIGRTGAGVVFTAIIILALLQLTGMHPFTPFVFVWKQIRGVLRRNGRDNDEVLTTGKKPVKQRREKIKTIPAEELFIPAPEPEPVPAKPKKPLRDVLKPVAVPQEKSSDEAGGASVNIASGADQSGYQLPPVSLLDELLPLDQRTAQENTIEKAAILQRTLEQFSVEGAVTHVETGPTVTSYEITPAEGVRVEKISSLERNIALALKAQSIRIQAPIPGKGAVGIEVPNAKGSAVYLRELAESPAFHNPDITLPLALGKDVSGKMVVGDLASMPHMLIAGATGAGKTVCMNSLLTGLLLSCTPEQMRLILVDPKTFEFQAYENLKHLVVPIITDAKKVTLGLRWAIKEMEKRYALFKKLKVRDIKGFNNRAIEQQADLFGETALENRAPAEKENIPAKLPYIVIVIDELAELMGVAQQEIEPCIVRLAQLSRAAGIHMILATQRPSVNVITGTIKANIPGRIAFRVNQGNDSRTILDTVGAEKLLGKGDMLFLPPGKPKPVRLQGTWTSDAELHRVTDFIRQQGTPEFITEITQKMEDSKAELPAMDADDGMLEAAIEVLRQTKRATTSSLQRRLKIGYNRAANLMEVLEQKGIIGPPTETGPRDILVDLDGEIPDNEGAVPPVEGDAGGEPAEAAEVDPQEE